The following are from one region of the Lepeophtheirus salmonis chromosome 8, UVic_Lsal_1.4, whole genome shotgun sequence genome:
- the LOC121123041 gene encoding uncharacterized protein, with the protein MKISIKVLLCLCLLVVTADAQRRRGGGNRRRPAPARRPAPTPEANDDALSIGEIASAGERCIDKVVMVEETEYDEEIECHHSYTERCHTTYTTDFEPQQEEECEENYKKSCFIEYKLVASEEPVRFCHTPLVCEGEGPEECKTVYESECTTNYHEHEVQDDVVECETIQEEKCEDVTQGYTTEQKCTKWPKQVCRTDRKRVKKYSPETQCKKVPRQLCGPSGCVPQPGPEECFDKKETVVQEVPEENCNLEPQKSCKQVTKLVPSLKPTEECVDVPKEVCTRSKKNPRKVQKPVIKKWCYVPSAASGLAAAAAAA; encoded by the exons ATGAAGATTTCTATTAAG GTCCTTTTATGCCTCTGTTTACTCGTCGTCACGGCTGATGCCCAAAGACGAAGAGGAGGTGGCAATCGTCGACGACCAGCTCCCGCCCGTCGTCCTGCTCCAACTCCCGAAGCTAATGATGACGCTTTAAGCATTGGTGAAATTGCTTCTGCCGGAGAACGTTGTATCGACAAGGTCGTTATGGTCGAAGAGACTGAATACGACGAGGAGATCGAGTGCCATCACAGCTATACGGAGAGATGTCACACCACTTACACCACGGACTTTGAGCCTCAACAAGAGGAAGAGTGTGAAGAGAACTATAAGAAGAGCTGCTTCATCGAATACAAGTTGGTTGCCAGTGAGGAGCCCGTTCG TTTCTGCCACACTCCTCTTGTTTGTGAAGGAGAAGGACCCGAGGAATGTAAGACAGTCTATGAATCTGAATGTACCACCAACTACCACGAACATGAAGTTCAAGATGACGTTGTTGAGTGTGAAACCATTCAAGAAGAGAAATGTGAGGATGTCACACAAGGCTACACCACTGAACAAAAGTGTACCAAATGGCCCAAACAAGTCTGCAGAACTGATAGAAAGAGAGTCAAAAAATACAGTCCTGAGACACAATGTAAGAAAGTTCCTCGTCAATTGTGCGGTCCCTCCGGCTGTGTTCCCCAACCCGGACCCGAAGAGTGCTTTGACAAGAAAGAAACTGTTGTTCAAGAAGTCCCCGAAGAGAACTGCAACTTGGAACCCCAAAAGTCATGCAAACAAGTCACTAAGTTGGTACCCAGTCTAAAGCCCACCGAGGAGTGCGTTGATGTACCCAAGGAGGTCTGTACCCGATCCAAAAAGAACCCAAGAAAGGTTCAAAAGCCCGTTATTAAGAAGTGGTGCTATGTTCCCTCTGCCGCTTCTGGCCTTGCTGCCGCCGCTGCTGCTGCCTAA